In one window of Serinus canaria isolate serCan28SL12 chromosome 18, serCan2020, whole genome shotgun sequence DNA:
- the MYO15B gene encoding myosin XVB, giving the protein MVKATDHTFLQKCHYHHGNSPWYSKPKLPLPEFTVQHYAGPVTYQVHKFLNKNRDQLRPEVLDIFSQSRLKVVSQIFQRAKAAYGQRRELGGRGRGLRPQASTLVSKFQQSLQDLTAKLRGSHAFFIRCITPNPRKVFLKEEGRRLLERRWLQRQSWAVLTLQRKFRRLLQRWRLRVLQEKVTLIQAHFRGYQARKRYRMLKKTLVQFKAMIVISRPLIQRRKRCQDVGLLEIPAELAALLHFVEGRHQAQANQITETQPPEVKVKDNLSLPPTINSHPFSSFIKSHFQKPDFPAPGQPLQQPLTHLDAEHQESALEINKLILRFISDQSLHGWQEVLLGNFIAARGLSEAALRNEIFSQVVAQTWRNPNTERSQRGWVLMATLLSCFGPSPALEKPLLKFVSDYGMEGYSAVCQRKMLTAAQCTGTELARAYPPTQLEWTANQRRGKMVLDVHTFNEEKFSAEVESWMTGEQYAAWILGARGCDKNTRGWSISMFTGNTWQDLLGCDFVLDLIGEMEDTSNFISSSRAPTEYPITPERDRTILQSSDLDMIPPAPGIQAPAFPPPSLPPELIGLHPDPRFRDDLRTPVGLDHYVDDLFSPVLHQSFRVSDMENRENLTRRMKGGGKIGPTQRGMFPSTGLPGMTQTPVYQPMPSMMGMPAAMPMMPGVGGVAPMPAMVMPQPVVPAVDPSQLAAQQQAFINQQAMLMAQQMTLQAMSISQQQQQQELQKQQKSLENSRLRVSSPAQASAPATLPKPKKPPSSQAAATPSRCPEPPAKAKELDYDYVEEEFSSSEDDDCPRETFQQKREYFQKMGEQHIRVKKVRPRKTWTPPAKPQPTEEEEEEEKREELEKRKKEELEKRKEEKPFPKPEPAPASPLPPPESKPKKETPKPKKEPPVVKPSGPEKRPAPSHEIGNIIKMYQSRPAPEPQPIEPTRRVSKPFIKKNDPKNEALAKLGMMNTSPQRSTSPVPQEKKIPPPVKPKPGPASSSIKEKQLPLLSIFKPEGAPPAAQAPHAPSLPPPAPEDQGRQEPTGKGEYSAVTVAGDDGIKTQLYKLTTSVSFSYVDPAWKIFLRKEVFYPKENFSHPYCLNLLCEQIIRDTFSEASFRISREEKRKMKDLLMEFRVGNNAQSIQGDGIKKRIVVAARDNWANYFSRLFPVQGEKGSDVQLLGVSHRGMRLLKVEKAAGYHPEHLKILRSYCFAEVLSVEMKGSNSLEFSLKTEQLILHSPKAPCIKAMVELFMQELRQDTNYVVALRSYIVDDKSLLSFNKGDLIELLPVQGVEPGWQFGSTGGRCGLFPTSLVQLAPAIDYLSSSMDRQGEQRKNTRAHPESRNTSRESSVLSLTPEATSTMLVPAGDHYTMIDFATAYFREAQSMQGLKETSAEKNVAELVRHTKVPIQASLLRYSDIELNELATKNFQMLMRFMGDQPKHKHQAEVQCIYEILQLCKEKENLHDEIYCQVIKQVTHNPQQESELRGWLLLNLLTGYFLPSKILMPYATKFLQLASSDPSSNHHDIAKICQSNLRKNFLYGGRRHLPFPVEMEALLKGHGARRLVVLMPGGMEYLTRIRTFTVAKELLQEICEQMGIGEQQETQDFVLFAIRSDNKNLGKMVRPIKLEEYLHDYLLEDKLVTVTLRRLIWRTPLHFDNQVYTDVHYGQVLWDYLNGRILLNQNKEMEMQVGLLAMLQHWAKVEQQNSAPSREELKEYTPKSLQASISPRALHSHVASLLRMRQPLQPREAKIQFIEHVMKLPFFGYSIFVVERISDDTIPVPCFFGVNKEEIIVVDGTTQVVLRVVPLKELQRMRTLKPISDGGLPGLELHYGSPDSPRALWLELSQAKELYHTTVVILDKTELHS; this is encoded by the exons ATGGTTAAG GCCACAGACCACACTTTCCTCCAGAAGTGTCATTACCACCATGGAAACAGCCCTTGGTACAGCAAGCCCAAGCTGCCTTTGCCAGAGTTCACTGTGCAGCACTATGCTGGCCCTGTCACCTACCAG GTCCACAAGTTTCTCAATAAAAACCGTGACCAGCTGCGGCCAGAGGTGCTGGATATCTTCTCCCAGAGCCGCCTCAAG GTGGTGTCTCAGATTTTCCAGAGGGCTAAAGCTGCCTATGGTCAGCgaagggagctggggggcaggggcagagggctCAGGCCTCAGGCCTCCACACTGGTGTCCAAATTCCAGCAGTCTTTGCAGGACCTCACAGCCAAGCTGAGAGG GAGCCATGCCTTCTTCATCCGCTGCATCACCCCTAATCCCAGGAAG GTGTTTCTGAAGGAGGAGGGCAGGCGGCTGCTGGAGAGGCGatggctgcagaggcagagctgggccgtGCTCACCCTGCAGAGGAAATTCCGCCGTCTCCTTCAGCGCTGGCGCCTCCGCGTCCTCCAGGAGAAAGTCACGCTGATCCAGGCTCACTTCCGAGGCTACCAAGCAAG GAAGCGTTACAGGATGCTGAAGAAGACTTTGGTGCAATTTAAAGCCATGATTGTAATCTCCAGACCTTTGATTCAGAGGAGGAAGCGCTGCCAG GACGTGGGTCTGCTGGAGATCCCTGCAGAGCTTGCAGCCCTCCTGCACTTTGTTGAAG GTCGACACCAAGCACAGGCCAACCAGATAACTGAGACACAGCCCCCAGAAGTCAAGGTCAAAGATAACCTTTCCCTCCCACCCACCATCAACAGccatcccttctcctccttcatCAAATCACACTTCCAG AAGCCAGATTTCCCTGCCCCTGGTCAGCCTCTGCAGCAACCCTTAACCCACCTGGATGCTGAACACCAGGAGAGTGCACTTGAGATAAACAAACTG ATTTTGCGGTTCATCAGTGACCAGAGTCTCCATGGCTGGCAGGAGGTCCTGCTGGGCAACTTCATTGCTGCCAGAGGTTTGAGTGAGGCTGCTCTGCGCAATGAAATCTTCAGCCAGGTGGTTGCCCAGACCTGGAGGAACCCGAACACGGAGCGCAGCCAGCGAGGCTGGGTCCTGATGGCcactctgctgagctgctttggcCCCTCACCAGCACTGGAGAAGCCACTGCTGAA GTTTGTGTCAGACTATGGCATGGAGGGCTACAGCGCTGTCTGCCAGCGCAAGATGCTGACGGCAGCTCagtgcacagggacagagctcGCTCGGGCTTACCCTCCCACCCAGCTGGAGTGGACAGCAAaccagaggagagggaagatggTGCTGGATGTTCATACCTTTAATG AGGAGAAGTTCTCAGCTGAGGTGGAGTCCTGGATGACTGGGGAGCAGTATGCAGCCTGGATCCTGGGTGCAAG GGGCTGTGACAAGAACACTCGAGGGTGGTCTATCTCCATGTTCACTGGCAACACATGGCAGGACCTGCTGGGCTGTGACTTTGTGCTGGACCTCATTGGAGAGATGGAGGACACCAGCAACTTCATTAGCTCCTCCCGGGCCCCCACTGAGTACCCCATCACCCCAGAAAGGGACAGAACCATCCTGCAGTCCTCTGACCTGGACAT gatccctcctgctccaggtaTCCAGGCCCCTGCCTTCCCCCCACCCAGCCTGCCTCCAGAACTTATTGGTCTCCATCCAG ATCCAAGGTTTAGAGATGACCTGAGGACCCCTGTGGGCTTGGATCACTATGTGGATGATCTcttcagccctgtgctgcatCAGAGCTTCAGAGTATCT GATATGGAGAACAGGGAGAATCTCACCAGACGCATGAAAGGAGGTGGGAAGATTGGCCCCACACAGAGAGGAATGTTTCCTTCTACAG GCTTGCCTGGAATGACTCAAACACCAGTTTACCAGCCCATGCCATCCATGATGGGGATGCCAGCAGCCATGCCCATGATGCCAGGGGTTGGTGGGGTTGCACCTATGCCAG CCATGGTGATGCCCCAGCCCGTGGTTCCAGCTGTAGATCCCagccagctggcagcacagcagcaagccTTTATCAACCAGCAGGCCATGCTCATG GCCCAACAGATGACCCTTCAAGCCATGagcatttcccagcagcagcagcagcaggagctgcagaagcagcaaaagtcTCTTGAGAACTCCAGGCTAAGAGTCTCAAGCCCAGCACaagcctcagccccagccactCTCCCAAAACCCAAGAAGCCTCCCAGCAGTCAGGCTGCTGCAACACCATCAAGGTGTCCAGAGCCACCAGCTAAGGCAAAAGAGCTG GATTATGACTACGTGGAAGAGGAGTTCTCCAGCAGTGAGGATGATGATTGTCCTCGGGAAACCTTCCAGCAGAAGAGAGAGTACTTCCAGAAGATGG gagagcagcacatcCGAGTGAAGAAAGTCAGACCTAGGAAAACCTGGACTCCTCCAGCAAAACCCCAACcaacagaggaggaggaagaggaggagaaaagagaggagctggagaaaaggaaaaaagaggagctggagaagaggaaagaagagaagcCTTTCCCTAAACCAGAGCCAG CTCCTGCTtcccctctgccacctcctgagtcaaaaccaaaaaaggagacaccaaaaccaaagaagGAGCCACCTGTAGTGAAGCCTTCAGGCCCTGAGAAGCGTCCTGCACCCAGCCACGAGATCGGGAACATCATCAAAATGTACCAGAGCAGACCAGCCCCCGAGCCCCAGCCCATTGAGCCCACCAG GAGAGTATCCAAGCCATTTATAAAGAAGAACGACCCCAAAAATGAGGCTTTGGCCAAGCTGGGAATGATGAACACCTCACCTCAGCGATCA ACATCTCCTGTgccacaggagaagaaaataccTCCACCTGTCAAGCCCAAGCCAGGCCCAGCTTCCAGCTCTatcaaggaaaagcagctgcctctcctgtCCATCTTCAAACCAGAGGGTGcccccccagctgcccaggCCCCTCATgctccctctcttcccccacCAGCACCTGAGGACCAAGGCAGGCAGGAACCCACAGGGAAAGGTGAGT ACTCTGCTGTGACAGTGGCAGGTGATGATGGGATCAAGACCCAGCTGTACAAGCTCACCACCAGCGTCAGCTTTTCCTATGTCGACCCTGCCTGGAAAATTTTTCTGCGCAAAGAG GTGTTTTACCCCAAAGAAAATTTCAGCCACCCTTACTGTCTGAACTTGCTGTGTGAACAG ATCATCCGTGACACCTTCTCTGAGGCCAGCTTTCGGATCTCCAGGGAGGAGAAGCGCAAGATGAAAGACCTGCTGA TGGAGTTCCGAGTTGGCAACAATGCCCAGTCCATCCAGGGGGATGGGATAAAGAAGAGGATTGTAGTGGCTGCTCGGGACAACTGGGCCAACTATTTCTCCCGCCTTTTCCCAGTTCAG GGTGAAAAGGGAAGtgatgtgcagctcctgggtgtTTCTCACCGAGGCATGAGGCTGCTGAAGGTGGAGAAAGCAGCTGGATACCATCCTGAGCACCTCAAGATCTTACGCAGCTACTG CTTTGCAGAGGTACTCTCAGTGGAGATGAAAGGCAGCAATTCCCTGGAGTTCTCCCTGAAGACAGAGCAGCTCATCCTGCACTCTCCAAAGGCTCCGTGCATCAAGGCCATGGTGGAACTCTTcatgcaggagctgaggcag GACACCAACTATGTTGTGGCCCTGCGCAGCTACATCGTGGATGACAAGAGCCTGCTCAGCTTCAACAAGGGTGACCTCATCGAGCTGCTGCCCGTGCAGGGCGTGGAGCCAG GGTGGCAGTTTGGCTCCACAGGTGGCCGCTGTGGTCTCTTCCCCACCAGCCTGGTGCAGCTGGCTCCTGCCATTGACtacctcagcagcagcatggacagacagggggagcagaggaagaacaCGAGAGCTCACCCAGAGAGCAGGAACACCAGCAGGGAG AGTTCTGTCCTCAGCCTGACACCAGAAGCCACCAGCACCATGTTAGTCCCCGCGGGTGACCATTACACCATGATTGACTTCGCCACCGCCTACTTCCGAGAGGCTCAGTCCAT gcagggcctgaaggagaCATCTGCTGAGAAGAATGTGGCTGAGCTGGTGCGGCACACGAAG gtCCCAATCCAAGCGTCTTTGCTCCGCTACTCTGACATCGAGCTGAACGAGCTGGCTACAAAGAACTTCCAGA TGCTGATGAGGTTCATGGGAGATCAGCCCAAACACAAGCACCAGGCTGAGGTCCAATGCATCTATGAAATCCTTCAG ctgtgcaaggAGAAGGAGAATTTGCATGATGAGATCTACTGCCAGGTCATCAAACAGGTCACCCACAACCCTCAGCA gGAGAGCGAGCTGCGGGGCTGGTTGCTCCTAAACCTGCTCACTGGGTACTTCCTGCCTTCCAAAATCCTGATGCCCTATGCCACCAAGTTCCTGCAGCTGGCCAGCAGTGATCCATCCAGCAACCACCACG ataTAGCCAAGATCTGCCAGAGCAACCTGCGGAAAAACTTCCTGTACGGGGGCCGCCGGCACCTCCCTTTCCCTGTGGAGATGGAGGCACTGCTG AAGGGACACGGTGCCCGCCGGCTGGTTGTGCTGATGCCTGGAGGCATGGAGTACCTCACCAGGATCAGGACATTCACT GTGGCCAAGGAGCTCTTGCAGGAGATCTGTGAGCAGATGGGAATAGGTGAACAGCAAGAAACACAGGATTTTGTTCTCTTTGCTATCAGGAGTGACAACAAAAATCTCG GTAAAATGGTGAGGCCAATAAAACTGGAGGAGTATCTCCATGATTACCTGCTGGAGGACAAGCTGGTCACTGTGACCTTACGTAGGCTCATCTGGAGGACACCTCTGCACTTTGACAACCAAGTTTACACAGATGTTCATTATGGACAG gTGCTGTGGGATTACCTGAATGGGAGGATCCTGCTGAACCAGAATAAAGAAATGGAGATGCAGGTGGGCCTTTTGGCaatgctgcagcactgggccAAAGTGGAGCAGCAGAACTCTGCTCCCTCCAG GGAAGAGCTGAAGGAATACACTCCCAAGAGCCTGCAGGCCTCCatcagccccagggctctgcacagccacgTGGCCTC